One Herbaspirillum rubrisubalbicans genomic window carries:
- a CDS encoding ABC transporter ATP-binding protein — MTLELKQVAKTVGAQTHLYPLDLRLAKGGINVLLGPTQAGKTSLMRIIAGLDKPTAGRVLVDGQDVTGVGVRERNLAMVYQQFINYPGLTVWENIAAPLRLQKQPEQEISKRVNEIAEKLHIAHLLQRLPGELSGGQQQRCALARALIKRAPLVLLDEPLVNLDYKLREELRSELISLFATGDTTVVYATTEPQEALLLGGHTAVMHEGRLLQLAPTLELFNSPASTRVAAIFNDPPMNVLEATAVSTAPGVAAIRMSDGSVLEIAGRNLQLAEGQPCKLGIRCNDVRLETLAAPGVSLGCRVTLAELSGSETYLHLRHGEVPLVAQLSGVHEVAIGSTVQVSIAAAKAFLFDTQGQLLSAPMETR, encoded by the coding sequence GTGACCCTGGAACTGAAACAAGTGGCCAAGACGGTCGGTGCGCAAACGCATCTGTATCCGCTTGATCTACGCCTTGCCAAAGGCGGCATCAATGTCCTGCTGGGGCCGACCCAGGCCGGCAAGACATCGCTGATGCGCATCATCGCCGGGCTCGATAAGCCCACCGCAGGACGCGTACTGGTCGATGGCCAGGATGTGACCGGGGTGGGGGTGCGCGAGCGCAACCTGGCGATGGTCTATCAGCAATTCATCAACTATCCCGGCCTGACGGTGTGGGAGAACATCGCCGCACCCTTGCGCTTGCAGAAGCAGCCCGAGCAAGAGATCAGCAAGCGCGTCAACGAGATCGCCGAGAAACTGCATATCGCCCACCTGCTGCAACGCCTGCCGGGCGAGCTCTCCGGTGGCCAGCAGCAGCGCTGCGCGCTGGCGCGTGCGCTCATCAAGCGCGCTCCACTGGTGCTACTGGATGAACCGCTGGTCAACCTCGACTACAAGCTGCGCGAGGAATTGCGCAGCGAGTTGATTTCGCTCTTCGCCACCGGCGACACCACGGTGGTCTACGCCACCACCGAGCCGCAGGAAGCGCTGCTGCTGGGCGGCCACACCGCCGTGATGCACGAAGGCCGCCTGCTGCAATTGGCGCCAACGCTGGAATTGTTCAACAGTCCCGCTTCCACCCGGGTGGCGGCCATCTTCAACGACCCGCCCATGAATGTGCTGGAAGCCACAGCGGTGTCTACAGCCCCAGGCGTGGCGGCCATCCGCATGAGTGATGGCAGCGTGCTGGAAATCGCCGGTCGCAATCTCCAGCTGGCCGAGGGCCAGCCCTGCAAGCTGGGCATCCGCTGCAACGACGTGCGCCTGGAAACGCTGGCCGCGCCGGGCGTGAGCCTGGGATGCCGCGTGACGTTGGCCGAACTGTCCGGCTCCGAAACCTATCTGCACCTGCGCCATGGCGAGGTGCCGTTGGTGGCGCAACTGTCGGGCGTGCATGAAGTGGCCATCGGCAGCACGGTGCAGGTCAGCATCGCGGCGGCCAAGGCTTTCCTGTTCGATACGCAGGGGCAGTTGTTGAGCGCCCCGATGGAGACTCGCTGA
- a CDS encoding ABC transporter ATP-binding protein → MSAPLLQVDAIQVLYQGALLALQEVSLTLQPGEIHALLGANGAGKSTTLKAVSNLLAAQRGQLRSGRILFDGQDIARSSPADLVRQGLAQVLEGRHCFASLSVEENLLTGWPGRFTRRAVLRDALERIYAIFPLLRNRRRSLAGLCSGGEQQMVAIGRALISRPRLLVLDEPSMGLAPLVVADIFAQLSRLNREEGVALLVAEQNSAVALQYAHRATVLENGASVLHGPAEVLRQRSDIQSFYFGESRIAA, encoded by the coding sequence ATGAGCGCGCCGCTATTGCAGGTCGACGCCATCCAGGTGCTCTACCAGGGCGCGCTGCTGGCCTTGCAGGAGGTCAGCCTGACGTTGCAGCCGGGCGAGATCCATGCCCTGCTGGGCGCCAATGGCGCCGGCAAGTCCACCACGCTCAAGGCCGTCTCCAACCTGCTGGCGGCGCAACGCGGGCAGTTGCGCAGTGGGCGCATCCTCTTCGATGGACAGGATATTGCGCGCAGCAGCCCGGCCGATCTGGTGCGGCAGGGGCTGGCCCAGGTGCTGGAGGGGCGGCATTGCTTTGCCTCGCTGTCGGTGGAAGAAAACCTGCTGACCGGCTGGCCCGGCCGCTTCACGCGGCGCGCCGTACTGCGCGATGCGCTGGAGCGCATCTACGCGATCTTTCCCTTGTTGCGCAATCGGCGTCGCAGCCTGGCCGGCTTGTGCTCGGGCGGAGAGCAACAGATGGTGGCGATCGGGCGCGCGCTGATTTCGCGGCCGCGCTTGCTGGTGCTGGATGAACCTTCTATGGGCCTGGCCCCGCTGGTGGTGGCCGACATCTTTGCGCAATTGAGCCGGCTCAACCGGGAAGAGGGCGTGGCCCTGCTGGTGGCCGAGCAGAACTCGGCGGTGGCCTTGCAATACGCGCATCGCGCCACCGTGCTGGAGAATGGCGCCAGCGTGCTGCATGGGCCGGCAGAGGTGTTGCGGCAGAGGTCCGATATCCAGTCGTTCTACTTTGGCGAGAGTCGCATCGCGGCCTGA
- a CDS encoding ABC transporter substrate-binding protein, with protein sequence MLHSKLLKTFTLAVALLATGLQNARADEQFFPLQSYRVGPYAAGGTGFFGGFIDYLNLVNLRDGGVGGVKLTWEEGETQYEVERGVEVYERLKQHPGIATWNPLSVGIAYALLDRVTADKVPLLTINHGRTDTTDGRVFKYIFPLLLNPYSETSGIVNYIATKVGGTDKLKGKKIVVLYHGSPYGKETIPIYQLLAEKYGFTVQQIEVPHPGNEQQAQWLAIRRAKPDYVVLRGWGVMNPVALKTAQKSGFPADHIIGNVWSNSEEDVIPAGDAAKGYVAITTVAAGAQYPVLQDIQKIVYGAGKGNLQDPKRIGSVYHNLGVLNGILNVEAIRIAQAKFGKRTLTGDEIRWGLENLNIDQARAAALGAKGLFHSIHVTWDNHEGDGLVAFQQWDGKQWKVVSDWIAPDWKLLRPIIEKSALAYAKEKSIKVRKSIDD encoded by the coding sequence ATGCTGCACTCAAAATTATTAAAAACCTTCACCTTGGCCGTCGCCTTGCTGGCTACAGGCCTGCAAAATGCCCGTGCCGATGAACAATTCTTCCCATTGCAGAGTTACCGGGTCGGTCCTTACGCCGCTGGCGGTACCGGCTTCTTCGGCGGCTTCATCGATTACCTCAACCTGGTCAACCTGCGCGATGGCGGCGTGGGTGGCGTCAAGCTGACCTGGGAAGAAGGCGAGACCCAGTACGAAGTCGAACGCGGCGTCGAAGTCTATGAACGCCTGAAGCAACATCCTGGCATCGCCACCTGGAATCCGCTCTCGGTGGGCATTGCCTACGCACTGCTGGACCGCGTCACCGCCGACAAGGTGCCGCTGCTGACCATCAACCACGGTCGCACCGATACCACCGATGGCAGGGTCTTCAAGTACATTTTCCCACTGCTGCTCAACCCCTATAGCGAGACCTCGGGCATCGTCAACTACATCGCCACCAAGGTCGGCGGGACCGACAAGCTCAAGGGCAAGAAGATCGTGGTGCTCTACCACGGTTCGCCCTATGGCAAGGAGACCATTCCCATCTACCAGTTGCTGGCCGAAAAATATGGTTTCACCGTGCAGCAGATCGAAGTACCGCACCCCGGCAATGAACAGCAGGCGCAATGGCTGGCGATCCGCCGCGCCAAGCCGGATTACGTGGTGTTGCGCGGCTGGGGCGTGATGAACCCGGTGGCCTTGAAGACGGCGCAGAAGTCGGGCTTCCCGGCTGACCACATCATCGGCAATGTCTGGTCCAATTCGGAAGAAGACGTGATTCCCGCAGGCGATGCCGCCAAGGGCTATGTGGCCATCACCACCGTGGCCGCTGGCGCGCAGTATCCGGTGCTGCAGGACATCCAGAAGATCGTCTATGGCGCGGGCAAGGGCAACCTGCAGGATCCCAAGCGCATCGGCAGCGTCTATCACAACCTGGGTGTGCTCAACGGCATCCTCAACGTGGAAGCCATCCGCATCGCCCAGGCCAAGTTCGGCAAGCGCACCCTGACCGGCGACGAAATCCGCTGGGGCCTGGAAAACCTCAACATCGACCAGGCGCGGGCTGCGGCACTGGGTGCCAAGGGCCTGTTCCATTCCATCCACGTGACCTGGGACAACCATGAAGGCGATGGCCTGGTGGCCTTCCAGCAATGGGATGGCAAGCAGTGGAAGGTGGTCTCCGACTGGATCGCACCGGACTGGAAACTGTTGCGCCCCATCATCGAGAAATCCGCCCTGGCCTATGCCAAGGAAAAGAGCATCAAGGTGCGCAAGAGCATTGACGATTGA
- a CDS encoding SfnB family sulfur acquisition oxidoreductase: MSAVLAPSQQQYSPASGPVPGLPRATQPAHVIRDDAEAIAVAHTLAQRLAEGASERDRLRRWPVEEIEAYSQSGLWAINVPRAFGGAEVSYATLAEVIAIIAAADPSLAQITQNHLGFVAAVRTVSDAEQQQRFFADFLRGVRWGNAFSESGSKRAADFETRFVDAGDHVIVTGKKFYSTGALLAHYVPIVANDEENRTWYVVADRNAPGLTVIDDWSAFGQRTTLSGTVIIDQVKVPKSQLIPAYKGYQEPSADGAIFQIIQAAIDEGIARAAIADTQEFVRTKSRPWIDSQRDHAWEDPYSIQAVGDLQIRLHASDALLERAGRAIDAAVAAPDAESVARAQILTAEAKVLSTEIAILATNKLFELAGTRSTLAQYNLDRHWRNARTHTLHDPVRWKYALIGNYYLNGVKPPFHAWS, encoded by the coding sequence ATGTCCGCCGTTCTCGCCCCCTCCCAGCAGCAATACTCGCCCGCCAGCGGCCCGGTGCCCGGCCTGCCACGCGCCACCCAGCCGGCGCACGTGATCCGTGACGACGCCGAAGCCATCGCCGTGGCCCATACACTGGCCCAGCGCCTGGCCGAAGGCGCTTCCGAACGCGACCGTCTGCGTCGCTGGCCGGTGGAAGAAATCGAAGCCTATTCGCAAAGCGGCCTGTGGGCCATCAACGTGCCGCGTGCCTTCGGTGGGGCCGAAGTCTCCTATGCCACGCTGGCCGAAGTGATCGCCATCATCGCCGCCGCCGATCCGTCGCTTGCGCAGATCACGCAGAACCACCTGGGTTTCGTGGCGGCGGTGCGTACCGTCTCCGATGCCGAACAACAGCAGCGCTTCTTTGCCGACTTCCTGCGCGGCGTGCGCTGGGGCAATGCGTTTTCCGAATCCGGCTCCAAGCGTGCCGCTGACTTTGAGACCCGCTTCGTCGATGCCGGCGACCATGTCATCGTCACCGGCAAGAAGTTCTATTCCACCGGCGCCTTGCTGGCGCACTACGTGCCCATCGTCGCCAATGACGAAGAGAACCGCACCTGGTACGTGGTAGCCGACCGCAATGCACCGGGCCTGACCGTGATCGACGACTGGTCCGCCTTCGGCCAGCGCACCACCTTGAGCGGTACCGTCATCATCGACCAGGTGAAGGTGCCCAAGAGCCAACTGATCCCGGCCTACAAGGGCTACCAGGAACCCTCCGCCGATGGCGCCATCTTCCAGATCATCCAGGCCGCCATCGACGAGGGCATTGCCCGGGCCGCCATTGCCGATACCCAGGAATTCGTGCGCACCAAGTCGCGTCCATGGATCGACAGCCAGCGTGACCATGCCTGGGAAGATCCGTATTCGATCCAGGCCGTGGGCGACCTGCAGATCCGCCTGCACGCCAGTGACGCCTTGCTGGAACGCGCCGGGCGCGCCATCGACGCGGCGGTGGCGGCACCGGACGCCGAGAGTGTGGCGCGCGCACAGATCTTGACGGCCGAGGCCAAGGTCTTGTCCACCGAAATCGCCATCCTTGCCACCAACAAGCTCTTCGAACTGGCCGGCACGCGTTCTACCCTGGCCCAATACAACCTGGACCGCCATTGGCGCAATGCGCGCACCCATACCTTGCATGATCCGGTGCGCTGGAAATACGCCCTCATCGGCAACTACTACCTCAACGGCGTCAAGCCACCGTTCCACGCGTGGAGCTGA
- a CDS encoding ABC transporter ATP-binding protein, with amino-acid sequence MARIEFKNLGHAYGSNPASLKDYALQPMNMVWEDGGAYALLGPSGCGKSTLLNIISGLLQPSEGQVLFDGQDMTRKATRERNIAQVFQFPVLYDTMSVFDNLAFPLRNRKIAEREVQARVREIAEMLDLTRDLKQRAAGLSADAKQKISLGRGLVRKDVAAILFDEPLTVIDPHMKWELRQKLKEIHHQLKLTLIYVTHDQVEALTFADEVVVMTEGKVVQQGKPEALFLRPDHTFVGYFIGSPGMNFCSLRVEGDAVLLGQQRIQLDAAQLQALKNSSGELKLGIRPEFVELAAPGTPGAVSAEVTQVQHLGTSQLVSAQFDGMSVKARIAPEMKVVTGPQWLRLAKPETIYFSNDQRIGR; translated from the coding sequence ATGGCCCGCATCGAATTCAAGAACCTGGGCCACGCCTACGGTAGCAATCCCGCCAGCCTCAAGGACTATGCCCTGCAACCGATGAACATGGTGTGGGAAGACGGTGGCGCCTATGCGCTGCTGGGGCCTTCCGGCTGTGGAAAATCGACCTTGCTCAACATCATCTCGGGCCTGTTGCAGCCTTCCGAAGGGCAAGTGCTCTTCGATGGCCAGGACATGACCCGCAAGGCCACCCGTGAGCGCAATATCGCCCAGGTGTTCCAGTTCCCGGTGCTCTACGACACCATGAGCGTGTTCGACAACCTGGCCTTCCCGCTGCGCAATCGCAAGATCGCCGAGCGTGAAGTGCAGGCCCGCGTGCGCGAGATCGCCGAGATGCTTGATCTCACCCGCGACCTCAAGCAGCGCGCTGCGGGCTTGTCGGCTGACGCCAAGCAAAAGATTTCGCTGGGCCGCGGCCTGGTGCGCAAGGATGTGGCGGCGATCCTGTTCGATGAACCGCTGACGGTGATCGATCCGCACATGAAGTGGGAGTTGCGCCAGAAGCTGAAGGAAATCCATCACCAGTTGAAGCTCACCCTCATCTACGTCACCCACGACCAGGTCGAAGCGCTGACCTTCGCCGATGAAGTGGTGGTGATGACCGAGGGCAAGGTGGTGCAGCAGGGCAAGCCGGAGGCACTCTTCCTGCGCCCGGACCATACCTTCGTCGGCTATTTCATCGGCAGCCCCGGTATGAACTTCTGTTCCTTGCGCGTTGAAGGAGACGCCGTCCTGCTGGGCCAGCAGCGCATACAGCTCGATGCGGCGCAATTGCAGGCACTGAAGAATTCTTCCGGGGAGCTGAAGCTGGGCATCCGTCCCGAATTCGTCGAACTGGCCGCGCCCGGCACGCCCGGTGCGGTCAGCGCCGAGGTTACCCAGGTTCAGCATCTGGGGACCAGCCAACTGGTGAGCGCGCAGTTCGATGGCATGAGCGTGAAGGCGCGCATTGCGCCCGAGATGAAGGTCGTCACCGGCCCGCAATGGCTGCGACTGGCCAAGCCGGAAACGATCTACTTCAGCAACGACCAGAGAATAGGACGCTAA
- a CDS encoding DeoR/GlpR family DNA-binding transcription regulator yields MLNPRQQTLLECVRKHGTISVEELAQQLNVTTQTVRRDVKAMVDASLLARYHGGVGLLSSTENIAYPQRQVMHAEAKRRIGQTVAARVPDGCSLILNLGTTTEEVARALQQHKHLHVVTNNLNVATSLASNPELEVIIAGGVVRARDRGIVGEATIDFIRQFKVDIGIIGISSIEMDGVLRDFDAREVKVAQTIIEQSRQVWLVADASKFGRQALVKMAHLSQIDVLFTDAPPPPELAKLLAETDVEVVIAI; encoded by the coding sequence ATGCTTAATCCCAGGCAACAGACGCTGCTGGAATGCGTCCGCAAGCACGGCACCATCTCGGTGGAAGAGCTGGCCCAGCAACTCAACGTCACCACCCAGACCGTGCGCCGTGACGTCAAGGCGATGGTCGATGCCAGCCTGCTGGCGCGCTATCACGGCGGGGTCGGCCTGCTGTCATCGACCGAGAACATCGCCTATCCGCAGCGCCAGGTGATGCACGCCGAAGCCAAGCGCCGCATCGGCCAGACCGTGGCGGCGCGGGTGCCGGACGGCTGCTCGCTGATCCTGAACCTGGGCACCACCACCGAAGAGGTGGCGCGCGCCCTGCAGCAGCACAAGCACCTGCACGTGGTCACCAACAATCTGAACGTGGCCACCTCCCTGGCCAGCAATCCCGAGCTCGAAGTCATCATCGCCGGCGGCGTGGTGCGCGCGCGCGACCGCGGCATCGTGGGCGAGGCCACCATCGATTTCATCCGCCAGTTCAAGGTCGACATCGGCATCATCGGCATTTCCAGCATCGAAATGGATGGCGTGCTGCGCGACTTCGACGCCCGCGAAGTCAAGGTCGCCCAGACCATCATCGAACAATCGCGCCAGGTCTGGCTGGTGGCCGACGCCAGCAAGTTCGGCCGGCAGGCGCTGGTGAAGATGGCGCACCTGTCGCAGATCGACGTGCTCTTCACCGACGCCCCGCCACCCCCGGAACTGGCCAAGCTGCTGGCCGAGACGGATGTGGAAGTTGTCATCGCCATATGA
- a CDS encoding DASS family sodium-coupled anion symporter, translating into MLAQLKATFKYFNDAVPFKLVPALIATAVLILLLLTPCPAGLEPKAWALVAIFLTTIVAIILKVMPIGVMAMMAIVIVSLSQVTSTSSKGAIADALASFSNPLIWLIVVAILISRGLKKTGLGRRVGLMFIALLGKRTIGIGYGLAICELVLAPFTPSNTARGGGIVHPIMKSIANAFDSDPAKGTQNKVGSYLALVNYHANPITSAMFLTATAPNPLVVNYVAKATGHALQLSWTTWALCMLLPGLVCLLIMPLVIYLLSPPELKSTPNAVDYARSELDKMGKLGASEKVMLGTFALLLLLWANVPAMLLGAAFTLDPTVVAFVGLFVLIITGTIDWDDVLSEKSAWDTLVWFGALVMLAEQLNKTGVVAWFSDGMKAAIVASGMGWYAVAAVLLLVFVLSHYFFASTTAHISAMMLAFLTVGAQLLPPQYVVPFMLMMTAGSGVMMTLTHYATGTSPIIFGSGYVSMGKWWGVGFVMAVVELLVFATVGTVWWKVLGYW; encoded by the coding sequence ATGCTCGCCCAACTCAAAGCCACCTTCAAGTATTTCAACGATGCTGTTCCCTTCAAGCTGGTCCCTGCCCTGATCGCTACCGCGGTCCTGATCCTGCTGTTGCTCACCCCCTGTCCGGCCGGCCTGGAGCCCAAGGCCTGGGCGCTGGTGGCGATCTTCCTTACCACCATCGTGGCCATCATCCTGAAGGTGATGCCCATCGGCGTGATGGCGATGATGGCCATCGTCATCGTCTCGCTTTCGCAAGTTACCTCCACCTCTTCCAAGGGCGCCATAGCCGACGCCCTGGCCAGTTTCTCCAATCCGCTGATCTGGCTCATCGTGGTGGCCATCCTGATTTCCCGGGGCTTGAAGAAGACCGGTCTGGGTCGGCGCGTGGGCTTGATGTTCATCGCCTTGCTGGGCAAGCGCACCATCGGCATCGGCTACGGCCTGGCCATCTGCGAACTGGTGCTGGCCCCCTTCACGCCCAGCAATACCGCGCGCGGCGGCGGCATCGTCCACCCCATCATGAAGTCGATTGCCAACGCCTTTGACTCCGACCCGGCCAAGGGCACGCAGAACAAGGTTGGCAGTTACCTGGCGCTGGTCAACTACCACGCCAACCCGATCACCTCGGCCATGTTCCTCACCGCCACTGCGCCCAATCCGCTGGTGGTCAACTACGTGGCCAAGGCTACCGGTCATGCGCTGCAACTGAGCTGGACCACCTGGGCGCTGTGCATGTTGCTGCCGGGCCTGGTATGCCTGTTGATCATGCCGCTGGTGATCTACCTGCTCTCGCCGCCGGAACTGAAGTCCACCCCGAACGCGGTCGATTATGCGCGCAGCGAACTGGACAAGATGGGCAAGCTGGGCGCCAGCGAAAAGGTCATGCTGGGTACCTTCGCGCTGTTGCTGCTGCTGTGGGCCAATGTGCCGGCCATGCTGCTGGGGGCGGCCTTCACGCTGGACCCGACGGTGGTGGCCTTCGTCGGCCTGTTCGTGTTGATCATCACCGGCACCATCGACTGGGACGACGTGCTCTCCGAAAAGAGCGCCTGGGATACCCTGGTCTGGTTCGGCGCGCTGGTGATGCTGGCCGAGCAGTTGAACAAGACCGGCGTGGTGGCCTGGTTCTCCGATGGCATGAAGGCCGCCATCGTGGCCAGTGGCATGGGCTGGTATGCGGTGGCAGCGGTGCTGCTGCTGGTGTTCGTGCTGTCGCATTACTTCTTCGCCAGTACCACGGCCCACATCAGCGCGATGATGCTGGCTTTCCTGACGGTCGGTGCGCAGTTGCTGCCGCCGCAGTATGTGGTTCCCTTCATGCTGATGATGACCGCCGGCTCGGGTGTGATGATGACCTTGACCCACTATGCCACCGGCACTTCGCCCATCATCTTCGGCAGTGGTTATGTGTCCATGGGCAAGTGGTGGGGCGTGGGCTTTGTCATGGCTGTGGTGGAGTTGCTGGTGTTTGCGACGGTGGGGACGGTTTGGTGGAAGGTGTTGGGGTATTGGTAA
- the adhP gene encoding alcohol dehydrogenase AdhP, whose translation MTQMMKAAVVREFGKPLSIEQVPVPTPGPGQILVKFEASGVCHTDLHAAQGDWPVKPTPPFIPGHEGTGYVAALGTGVKHVKEGDRVGVPWLHTACGCCSPCRTGWETLCAEQQNTGYSVNGTFAEYGLADPNFVGRLPASLEFGPAAPVLCAGVTVYKGLKETEVRPGEWVVISGIGGLGHMAVQYAKAMGMHVVAADIHEDKLALAKKLGADLTVDGRDHNAVADVQRIIGGAHGALVTAVSPKAMEQAFGFLRSHGTMALVGLPPGDISLPVFNTVLKRITVRGSIVGTRQDLEESLVFAAEGKVAAHFTWDKLDNINAIFARMEEGKIDGRIVLDLK comes from the coding sequence ATGACGCAAATGATGAAAGCGGCCGTGGTCCGCGAATTCGGCAAGCCCCTGTCCATCGAACAAGTCCCCGTCCCCACACCCGGACCGGGACAGATCCTGGTCAAGTTCGAGGCCAGCGGCGTATGCCACACCGACCTGCACGCCGCCCAAGGCGACTGGCCCGTCAAGCCCACCCCACCTTTCATTCCCGGCCACGAAGGCACTGGCTATGTGGCCGCGCTGGGGACCGGCGTGAAGCACGTCAAGGAAGGCGATCGGGTCGGCGTGCCCTGGCTGCATACGGCCTGCGGCTGCTGCTCGCCCTGCCGCACCGGCTGGGAAACCCTGTGCGCAGAACAACAGAATACCGGTTACTCGGTCAACGGCACGTTTGCCGAATATGGCCTGGCCGATCCCAACTTCGTCGGCCGCCTGCCGGCCAGCCTGGAGTTCGGCCCGGCCGCCCCGGTGCTGTGCGCAGGCGTGACCGTCTACAAGGGTTTGAAGGAAACCGAAGTACGCCCGGGCGAATGGGTGGTCATCTCCGGCATCGGCGGCCTGGGCCACATGGCCGTGCAATATGCCAAGGCCATGGGGATGCACGTGGTGGCCGCCGACATCCATGAAGACAAACTGGCCCTGGCCAAGAAACTGGGCGCCGACCTCACCGTGGATGGTCGCGACCACAATGCGGTAGCCGACGTCCAGCGCATCATCGGCGGCGCCCATGGCGCCTTGGTGACAGCGGTCTCGCCCAAGGCGATGGAACAGGCCTTCGGCTTCCTGCGCTCGCACGGCACCATGGCCCTGGTCGGCCTGCCCCCGGGCGACATCAGCCTGCCGGTATTCAACACGGTCTTGAAGCGCATCACCGTGCGCGGCTCCATCGTCGGCACCCGCCAGGACCTGGAAGAGTCCCTGGTCTTCGCCGCCGAAGGCAAGGTCGCCGCGCACTTCACCTGGGACAAGCTGGACAACATCAACGCCATCTTTGCGCGTATGGAAGAGGGCAAGATTGATGGGCGCATTGTGCTGGATCTGAAGTAA
- a CDS encoding HigA family addiction module antitoxin, whose translation MGITQYRLAKEIGVSQLRISEIVNGKRAITADTDLRLARFFGLSDGYWLRAQVAHDTEVAREKMRDVLAGIKQWQPKESTPA comes from the coding sequence ATGGGCATCACCCAATACCGCCTGGCAAAGGAAATTGGCGTCTCTCAGTTGCGCATCAGTGAGATCGTCAACGGCAAGCGCGCAATCACGGCAGATACCGATTTGCGGCTGGCGCGCTTCTTCGGTCTATCCGATGGCTACTGGCTGCGCGCGCAGGTTGCGCATGATACTGAGGTGGCACGGGAAAAGATGCGCGATGTATTGGCGGGCATCAAGCAATGGCAACCCAAGGAATCGACCCCGGCCTGA
- the glpD gene encoding glycerol-3-phosphate dehydrogenase, with product MALEYDLLVVGGGINGAGIARDAAGRGLRVLLCEQHDLAQHTSSSSTKLIHGGLRYLEYYEFKLVRKALQEREVLLRSAPHIIWPLRFVMPHDASQRPAWMIRAGLFMYDHLAKREILPASEGVNLGRHAAGQPLKGDYRRGFVYSDGWVDDARLVVLNAMDAQEHGARILTRTKCVSARRDGQTWHAVLEHQAAGSVQQEEVRARAIVNAAGPWAARFAQAVPQAKTGRSLRLIKGSHIVVKRLFDHPYAYIFQNPDKRIIFAIPYQEEFTLIGTTDLEYHGDAGQVEIDAEEIDYLCQMANRYFNRQISKSDVVWTYSGVRPLLDDSAENASAITRDYLLECDDAGAPMLNVWGGKITTYRKLAEEALSMLAPHLGASTQPWTAGAPLPGGDLEQAGKMVARYDFDGWLRQFQARHPWLPAELAHRYARSYGSRVEQFIGQADSLAALGEELSPGLYEAEAHYLVQHEWARSADDILWRRSKLGLHSGPQHRGRLEAWLAGLPEPAAPVPH from the coding sequence ATGGCGCTCGAATATGATCTCTTGGTAGTAGGTGGCGGTATCAATGGCGCGGGCATCGCGCGCGATGCGGCTGGCCGCGGCTTGCGGGTGTTGCTGTGCGAGCAGCACGACCTGGCCCAGCATACGTCTTCCTCCAGCACCAAGCTCATCCATGGTGGCTTGCGCTATCTCGAGTACTACGAATTCAAGCTGGTGCGCAAGGCGCTGCAGGAGCGCGAAGTGCTGTTGCGCTCGGCACCGCACATCATCTGGCCGCTGCGCTTCGTCATGCCGCACGATGCCAGCCAACGCCCGGCCTGGATGATCCGTGCCGGCCTGTTCATGTACGACCACCTGGCCAAGCGCGAGATCCTGCCGGCCTCCGAAGGCGTCAACCTGGGCCGTCATGCTGCCGGCCAGCCACTGAAGGGTGACTATCGTCGTGGCTTCGTCTATTCCGATGGCTGGGTCGATGATGCGCGCCTGGTGGTGTTGAATGCGATGGATGCGCAAGAGCATGGTGCACGCATCCTCACCCGTACCAAGTGCGTCAGCGCGCGCCGCGACGGCCAGACCTGGCACGCCGTGCTGGAACACCAGGCCGCGGGCAGCGTGCAGCAGGAAGAAGTGCGCGCCCGTGCCATCGTCAATGCCGCCGGTCCTTGGGCCGCCCGCTTTGCGCAGGCCGTGCCGCAGGCCAAGACCGGGCGCAGCCTGCGCCTGATCAAGGGCAGCCACATCGTGGTCAAGCGCCTGTTCGACCACCCCTATGCGTATATCTTCCAGAACCCCGACAAGCGCATCATCTTTGCCATTCCCTACCAGGAAGAATTCACCCTGATCGGCACCACCGACCTCGAATACCACGGCGACGCCGGCCAGGTCGAGATCGATGCCGAAGAGATCGATTACCTGTGCCAGATGGCCAATCGTTATTTCAATCGCCAGATCAGCAAGAGCGACGTGGTGTGGACCTATTCCGGCGTGCGTCCGCTGCTGGACGACAGCGCCGAGAATGCCTCGGCCATCACCCGCGACTACCTGCTCGAATGCGACGATGCCGGCGCCCCCATGTTGAACGTCTGGGGCGGCAAGATCACCACCTACCGCAAGCTGGCCGAGGAAGCCTTGTCCATGCTGGCGCCGCACCTGGGGGCGTCGACCCAGCCCTGGACGGCTGGTGCGCCGCTGCCGGGCGGCGACCTGGAGCAGGCCGGCAAGATGGTGGCCCGTTATGACTTCGATGGCTGGTTGCGCCAGTTCCAGGCACGCCACCCGTGGCTGCCGGCTGAGCTTGCCCATCGCTATGCGCGCAGCTATGGTTCGCGCGTGGAGCAGTTCATTGGTCAGGCCGACAGCCTGGCGGCATTGGGTGAAGAACTGAGCCCCGGCCTGTACGAAGCCGAGGCGCACTACCTGGTGCAACACGAATGGGCGCGCAGCGCCGACGATATCCTGTGGCGTCGTAGCAAGCTGGGCCTGCACAGCGGGCCGCAGCACAGAGGACGATTGGAGGCGTGGCTGGCCGGTTTGCCAGAACCCGCCGCTCCAGTGCCCCACTGA